The following proteins come from a genomic window of Actinomarinicola tropica:
- a CDS encoding Na(+)/H(+) antiporter subunit C, with amino-acid sequence MSVVLAATAALLFTAGCYLLLQRTLTRVVLGIVLLGHGTVVLLQVAGGRAGEPPIVGPETDGSAVVDPLPHALALTAIVITFGITAFLLALAYRSWALTHDDQVQDDLEDRLVARRVESDLARAAAREAAEQEDLTEFGPDDPGIGTTLDTEPDPGEELP; translated from the coding sequence ATGAGCGTCGTCCTCGCCGCGACCGCCGCCCTGCTCTTCACGGCGGGGTGCTACCTGCTCCTCCAGCGCACCCTCACCCGGGTCGTGCTCGGCATCGTGCTGCTCGGCCACGGCACGGTCGTCCTGCTGCAGGTCGCCGGCGGTCGGGCGGGGGAGCCGCCGATCGTCGGACCCGAGACCGACGGCAGCGCGGTCGTCGATCCGCTGCCGCACGCACTCGCCCTGACGGCGATCGTCATCACCTTCGGCATCACCGCCTTCCTGCTCGCCCTCGCCTACCGCTCCTGGGCCCTGACCCACGACGACCAGGTGCAGGACGACCTCGAGGACCGTCTGGTCGCCCGGCGGGTCGAGTCGGACCTGGCGCGCGCCGCAGCGCGGGAGGCCGCCGAGCAGGAGGACCTCACCGAGTTCGGCCCCGACGACCCGGGCATCGGCACCACGCTCGACACCGAGCCCGACCCCGGCGAGGAGCTGCCATGA